Part of the Kamptonema formosum PCC 6407 genome, CTGGTCTATGAGTGTAAGCTCTATCTTTAATAACTTACATAACCTCACTCTCTACACGATAAAGATACCGCCAGGATGGCGGCGTTACGGAATATTTATGCTAGTCATAACAACATACCCGCAATACAAGCCGTCATAAAATTAGCGATCGCCCCCGCAATCATCGCCCTCACACCCCACCTCGCCAAATCCTTCTGCCTTTCCGGTGCCAACCCCCCAATCCCCCCAATCGTAATCCCAATCGAACCAATATTAGCAAACCCACAAATCGCATAAGTAGCAATTACAATCGCCCTTTCTGAAATCGCCTTACTATCCATCAACTGCTTCAAATCCAGATAAGCAATAAAATCATTTAAAATCGTTTTCTTCCCCAACAAAATCCCCACTTGCCCACAATCAGCCCAAGGTACACCCATCAACCAAGCCACCGGAAACATCACAAAAGACAGCAACCATTCTAAAGATAATAAGGGCAAACCTACCATCGTTCCTACCCAATGCAGCAGCCCATTTGCAGTTGCCAATAATCCCAAAAAAGCAATCAGCATCACTCCCACACTAAACGCCAACTTTCCCCCCTGAAAAGCCCCATCCGTCGCCGCCTCGATCGCATTAGTATAATTAGTTTTCATTTCCACATCCATCTTGCCAGCCGTTAGAGGTTCCTCCATTTCCGGGTAAAACAACTTAGAAATTGCCATCGAAGCTGGCGCAGACATCACCGAAGCTGCTAACAAATGACTCGCAGGAACTCCAAAGGAAAGATATGCCCCCATCACTCCCCCGGCAATCGTGCCAAAACCCACAGTCATCACTGAATGTAACTCTGAAACTGTCATTTTTCCCACATAAGGCTTAATTAATAACGCCGCTTCCGTTGGGCCTAAAAATACATTTCCAGCACAGGAAAGTGACTCTGCCCCCGATATTTTCATGGTTTTTAACATCACCCAAGCCATCCCCCGTACCAACTGCTGTAAAATATTATAATGATACAAAACACTAACAAAAGAAGAGAAAAAGATGATGGTTGGTAAAATCTTAAAAGCGACAAATTGTTCTTGAAACTTTTCTCCGAAAACAAACTTAGCCCCAGCATCGGAAAAGTTTAGTAACTGCTGCATCACATCGCCAAGAAACTGAAATAGTATAAAACCCGGCTGAGTTCTAATAATCAACACCGCTAAAATTAACTGTAAAGCAATCCCCCACAAAACAGGTGTCCAGCGTACAGCACGCCGATTTACAGAAAAGGCGTAGGACAAACCCACGAAAACAGCCAGCCCCAAGACGGAAATTAGTCTTTCCATTAAGCAATTTTAGAATTTAAAATTAAGATTGTTAGATTTTAAGCGCTTGTTGGTTACAATGGAGAGAAATCATAAAACTCCTAAAGCTGCAAGCACCAGATTATGCCTCTACCTATAGTTGCTATTATTGGACGGCCAAATGTCGGTAAATCCACAATTGTTAACCGTTTCGCGGAGAGTCAAGATTCAATTGTCCACGACCAACCGGGGATGACGCGCGATCGCACTTACAAAAATGCTTACTGGGGCGATCGCGAATTTCAAGTCGTAGACACTGGTGGCTTAGTTTTTGACGATAACACCGAATTTTTACCTTTAATCCGCGAACAAGCAATGGCCGCCTTGGCTGAAGCCAGCGCCGCTATTTTCGTTGTAGACGGACAAATCGGACTGACTGGGGGCGACGAAGCGATCGCAGAATGGCTGCGTCAACAACGAGTTCCCGTCCTCCTAGCAGTCAACAAATGCGAATCGGAAACCGAAGGCCTCACTCAAGCTGCCCAATTTTGGGAATTAGGCTTAGGCGAACCCTTCCCCATTTCTGGCATTCATGGTAACGGTACTGGCGAATTACTCGATGAATTAATTAGCCATTTACCAGCAGTAGGAGAATTGCCAGAAATTGAGGAAACAAAAGTTGCCATTGTTGGTCGTCCCAATGTTGGGAAATCTAGTTTATTAAATGCCTTTCTTGGCGAAACTCGCGCCATAGTTAGCCCGATTTCCGGTACTACTCGCGATGCCATTGATACCGTAGTGGAACGCAACGGTACAACTTATCGCCTAATAGATACAGCCGGGATTCGTAAAAAGAAAAACGTCGAATACGGCCCCGAATTTTTCGGCATCAACCGCGCCTTTAAAGCCATCCGTCGCGCCGATGTTGTATTATTAGTAATTGATGCCGTTGATGGCGTTACCGACCAAGACCAAAAACTTGCAGACCGGATTAGTGAAGAAGGTAGAGCCTGCGTAATTGTAGTCAACAAATGGGATGCGATCGAAAAAGATTCTACCACGATTTACGATTACGAAAAGGAAGTAAAAACTCGCCTTTATTTTGTCGATTGGGCAGAAATGATATTCGTCAGCGCTACCACAGGTCAAAGAGTTGAAAAAATCTTAGAATTAGTGGATACAGCCGCCACAGCACACCAGCGCCGCGTTACGACTGCGGTAATTAATGAAGTGATAGAAGAAGCAACTAGCTGGCACTCTCCCCCCGTTACCCGCCAAGGACGGCAAGGTAAGATTTATTACGGTACGCAAGTTAGAGCTCAACCACCCACGATCGCCTTGTTTGTCAACGATCCCCTGCGGTTTAACGAGAATTACCGCCGCTACATCGAAACCCAATTTCGCAAACAATTAGGTTTTATTGGGACACCAATGCGGTTAGTTTGGCGAGGTAAAAAAC contains:
- a CDS encoding NupC/NupG family nucleoside CNT transporter, coding for MERLISVLGLAVFVGLSYAFSVNRRAVRWTPVLWGIALQLILAVLIIRTQPGFILFQFLGDVMQQLLNFSDAGAKFVFGEKFQEQFVAFKILPTIIFFSSFVSVLYHYNILQQLVRGMAWVMLKTMKISGAESLSCAGNVFLGPTEAALLIKPYVGKMTVSELHSVMTVGFGTIAGGVMGAYLSFGVPASHLLAASVMSAPASMAISKLFYPEMEEPLTAGKMDVEMKTNYTNAIEAATDGAFQGGKLAFSVGVMLIAFLGLLATANGLLHWVGTMVGLPLLSLEWLLSFVMFPVAWLMGVPWADCGQVGILLGKKTILNDFIAYLDLKQLMDSKAISERAIVIATYAICGFANIGSIGITIGGIGGLAPERQKDLARWGVRAMIAGAIANFMTACIAGMLL
- the der gene encoding ribosome biogenesis GTPase Der, whose translation is MPLPIVAIIGRPNVGKSTIVNRFAESQDSIVHDQPGMTRDRTYKNAYWGDREFQVVDTGGLVFDDNTEFLPLIREQAMAALAEASAAIFVVDGQIGLTGGDEAIAEWLRQQRVPVLLAVNKCESETEGLTQAAQFWELGLGEPFPISGIHGNGTGELLDELISHLPAVGELPEIEETKVAIVGRPNVGKSSLLNAFLGETRAIVSPISGTTRDAIDTVVERNGTTYRLIDTAGIRKKKNVEYGPEFFGINRAFKAIRRADVVLLVIDAVDGVTDQDQKLADRISEEGRACVIVVNKWDAIEKDSTTIYDYEKEVKTRLYFVDWAEMIFVSATTGQRVEKILELVDTAATAHQRRVTTAVINEVIEEATSWHSPPVTRQGRQGKIYYGTQVRAQPPTIALFVNDPLRFNENYRRYIETQFRKQLGFIGTPMRLVWRGKKPRDLEKSRTNRAIRVK